The DNA sequence GAAGCTCGACGCGCACGGTCACGACGGTGGTCTTCCGTTGCGCCCCTGGTGGACGGCCTGACGTTCTAGGCTAGCCCGTGATCCGCTTCCTGCTGCGTGTCGCAGTGTTCCTGGGTTCGTCGGCGATCGGGTTGTTGGTGGCCTCCCTGGTGGTTCCGGGGGTGAGGCTGTCGGCGTGGGGGTTCATCGCCGCGGTGGTGGTCTTCACGGTCGCGCAGGCGCTGCTGTCCCCGTTCTTCCTGAAGATGGCCACCAAGTACGCCTCGGCGTTCCTCGGGGGCATCGGCCTGGTCTCGACGTTCGTTGCGTTGCTGCTCGCGTCGCTGCTGTCGAATGGCCTGAGCATCAGCGGCATCGGTTCGTGGGTCGGAGCCACGGTGGTGGTGTGGCTGGTCACCGCGGTTGCCACGCTGGTGCTGCCGATGCTGGTGCTGCGCGAAAAGAAGGGCAACACCCCCGGCGCGTGAGGCCGAGCGGTTCAGGCGCCGTCGATGCGCCGGGCGCCCAGTTCGCTCTGCAGTAGCTCCAGCGCCGCTTCCTCCGGATCTCGGCGCGGAGCCTGCGGGTCGGTGTTGCCCGCCTCGGCGAGCATGCTTTCTTCGTCCTCCTCGGGGACGGGTTCGGGCGGCAGAGGTTCGGGGACGCGCCGCCGGGGTGCCGTCGGCGCAGGTGCGGCCGCCGGAGCCGCAGGAGCCGCCGCCGCGGCAGGACCGGCTGAGGCTGCGGGGGCAGCGCCGGCTTCGCAGACAACGCGCCAGTTCACGCCGAGTGCGTCGCGCAGTGCTTCGGCGATGACGTCGGCGTTGCGCTGCTCGCAGAGTCGTTTGGCCAGTGGCGCGGACTCGTGGCTGAGAATCAGAGTGTTGTCTTCGACCGCCCTGACGATGGCCCCGGCGAGCATCACCTCGGTGGTGCGGCTGCGTTCACGCACCTTCTCCCGCACCGTGGTCCACATGCTGCGCACCGCCGCAGCATTGGGTTGCGCGGCAGCGGCCGGCGCAGCGGGTTGGGGCTGGGCCGGTTGAGGCTCGGGCACCCGGGCGGGCGCGGGCGCCGCGGCGGGTGCGGGGGGCGGGGCTGGCTGGGCCGGTTGAGGCTGAGGCGCCCGGGCCGCAGGGGATGCGGGAGGCTGAGGCGCCGGTGCGGCGGGTGCCGGAGCAACTGGAGCCGGCGCCGCCGGCTCGGCCGCCTCCTGGGCGTCGCGGACGGTTTTGCGGACGAACTGTTTCGGTGGCGCGACGGCGGCCGCCGCCTCTTCGCCGGCGGGGATCGACATCTCGAGTCGCTTCTCGATGCGCTCGACGCGCTGCAGCACCGCCGCCTCGGTGTCGCTGGCCGAGGGCAGCAGCAGCCGGGCACACGCCACCTCGAGCAGTAGGCGCGGCGCGGTGGCACCCCGCATCTCACCGAGCCCCGCGTGCATCACCTCGGCGTAGCGGGTCAGCGTGGCGGTGCCGAGCTTCGAGGCCTGTTCCCGCATCCGCTCCAGCACGTCCTCGGGACCGTCGACGACCCCGCGGGTGACCGCGTCGGGCACCAGCTGCATGACGATCAGGTCCCGGAATCTCTCCAGCAGGTCGGTGGCGAAGCGACGCGGATCGTGGCCGGCGTCGACGACACCTTCGACCGCGCTGAACAGGGCCGCACCGTCGCCGGCGGCCAGCGCGTCGATCGCGTCGTCGATCAGTGCGATGTCGGTGGCGCCGAGCAGCGCCAGCGCGCGCTGATAGCCGATGCGGTTGCTCTCGGCGCCGGCAAGCAGCTGGTCAAGCACACTCAACGTGTCACGGGGTGATCCTCCGCCGGCCCGGATGACCAGCGGGTACACCGCGTCGTCGACCTCGACCTGCTCGGAGGCGACGATCTTCTCGATCAGCGTGCGCATGGTGCGTGGGGCCAGCAGGCGGAACGGGTAGTGGTGGGTGCGCGACCGGATGGTCGGCAGCACCTTCTCCGGTTCGGTCGTGGCGAACACGAAGATCAGGTGCTCGGGCGGCTCCTCGACGATCTTGAGCAGGGCGTTGAACCCCGCCGTGGTGACCATGTGGGCCTCGTCGACGATGAAGATGCGGTAGCGCGACTGGGCCGGCGCGTAGAACGCGCGGTCACGCAGTTCGCGGGTGTCGTCGACACCGCCGTGGCTGGCGGCGTCGAGCTCGACGACGTCGACGTTGCCGGGGCCGTTCGGTGCCAGCGCGACGCACGAGTCGCACACACCGCAGGGACTGGCCGTCGGGCCCTGTACGCAGTTCAGCGACCGGGCCAGGATCCGCGCCGAGGAGGTCTTGCCGCAGCCCCGCGGACCGGAGAACAGGTAGGCGTGGTTGATGCGGCCGGAGTCGAGCGCGGTCGACAGCGGCTCGGTGACGTGTTCCTGGCCGATGACTTCCGCGAAAGTCGCCGGACGGTACTTGCGGTAGAGAGCCACGCCGAAGAGGCTACCGACCCCGACCGACTACGTGTCGGCCAGCAGTGACTCCGTCGCCGACAGCAACGCGCACGTCGCGAGACCGTCGATGGCGGTGCGCAGATCCGAGGTGCTCGGGAACGTGGGCGCGATGCGGATGTTCTTGTCGTGCGGGTCTTTTCGGTACGGGAACGATGCACCGGCCTCGGTGACTGCGATGCCGGCGTCCTTGGCCAGGGCCACCGTGCGTTTGGCCGTCCCGGGCAACACGTCGAGGCTGACGAAGTAGCCGCCCTTGGGTTCGGTCCACGACGCGATCTTCGCGTCGCCGAGCCGGTCCTCGAGGATCTCCAGGACCAGCGCGAACTTGGGGGCCAGCAGTTCCTGGTGCCGTTGCATGTGCAGCCGCACCCCGTCGGCGTCGCCGAAGAACCGAAGGTGTCGCAGCTGGTTGACCTTGTCGGGCCCGATGGTCTGCTTGGCGGCGTGCTGCAGGTACCACGCGATGTTGCCCAGCGAGCCGCCCAGGAAGCTGACCCCGGCGCCGGCGAAGGTGATCTTGGACGTGGAGGCGAACACCAGCGGCCGGTTGGCGTGGTTGGCCGCCGCCGCCAGCCCGAGCACGTCGACCTGCTTGACGAACTCGTGGGTGAGCGTGTGCACCGCGTAGGCGTTGTCCCACATCAGACGGAAATCGCTTGCCGCGGTGTCCATCTGGACCAGCCGGCGCACCGTCTCCCATGAGTACGTGGTACCTGTCGGGTTCGCGTACACCGGCACGCACCACATGCCTTTGATGGCCGGATCCGCCGCGACGAGCTCCTCGACCAGGTCGACGTCCGGACCGTCGTCGCGCAACGGAACCGGGATCATCTCGATACCGAGGCTCTCGGTGATCGCGAAGTGGCGGTCGTAGCCGGGCGCCGGGCACAGGAACTTCACGCCGGGGCCGTCGCGCAGCTCGTCGATCCAGGGGCGCGGCGAGTCCACACCGCCGTGCAGCAGCGAGAAGACCACCACGTCATGCATAAGCTCGAGGCTGGCGTTGTTGCCGGCGATCAGGTTGGGCACGGGGATGCCGAGCAATTCGCCGAAGATGGCCCGCAGCTCGGGCAGGCCGTGCAGCCCGCCGTAGTTGCGGGTGTCGGTGCCGTCACCGTCGCGGTAGACGTCGGGGCCGTCGCCGGGAAGGCTCAACAGCGCGTTGGACAGATCCAGCTGCGCCGGGGACGGTTTGCCGCGGGTCAGGTCCAGGGTCAGGCGCTTGGCCTGCAGTTCGGCGTAGTTGCGCTGCTGCAGTTCATGCTGGGCGAGCAGTTCGTCGCGGCCCAGGGACTCAAACGACACCGCTGGCCTTTCGCTGTATGGACTCTCGAAACGTCAGGGGACCCCGCGCACCCGCCAGAGCCCGTTGACCCTTGCTGCCTTCCGGCCCTGGGGGAGTTCACAGGATGGACGCCGCGCGGGGTCCGCCCCGAGTCTATAACCCGCGTCCGGGCGGGCTGCGGCGAGGAGGACGTGACGTGGTTTTGGTGGCCGGCCGGGGCAGTCGGTTACCATGGCCGGCGGAGGATTCGCCTAGTGGCCTATGGCGCTCGCCTGGAACGCGGGTTGGGTTAACAGCCCTCGCGGGTTCAAATCCCGCATCCTCCGCACTCAGCCCGGGGTGCGGCCCACCCGGCCGCATCCCGGGCACCACGATCGAGGAGGCTTATGGGCCGCACCGTTGCGGTGATCTGGCACGCGTCGTTCTCCCTTGCCGCCGGTGTCCTCTACTTCTTCTTCGTGCTGCCCCGAACTCCGGAACTGATGGGGCAGACGTCTCACACGCTGGGCACGGCGATGCGCATCGTCACCGGTGCCCTGATCGGTCTGGCCGCGCTTCCGGTGGTGTTCACGCTGCTGCGCACCCGCAAGCCCGAGTTCGGCACCCCGGCGCTGGCGCTGAAGCTGCGCACCCTCTCGATCGTCCTGCATGTGCTGGCCGGCGCCCTGATCATCGGCGCGGCAGTCAGCGAGATCTGGCTGTCCCTGAACACGGCCGGGCAATGGCTCTTTGGTATCTACGGCGCCGCGGCCGCCGTCGCCCTGCTCGGGATTCTCGGTTTCTACCTGGCCTACGTGGCCGAACTGCCCCCGCCGCCGCCCAAACCGGTGAAGGTCAAGCAGCGCACGTCACGTCGCGGCTCGAAGGACGAGACCGAGCAATCTGAGGACGCCGAGCAATCTGAGGACGCCGAGGCCGAGGCGACTGATGACCCAGTTGTGACGGCCGAGTCCGAAACCGCCCCGGAGCCCGCCACCACCGACAGCGACGCCACCTTGCAGAATCGGCGTCCCACCGGCAAAGGAACACTGCTGGGCCGACGCAAGAAGGCCCGCGGCAATGTCGCGGTCGAGGACTGAGCAAAGCAGGCCACATCGACAGCGGCGGCATACGCAGCCACTATTGATGGGTATGGGCCTGTTTCCCCGCGTTCGACTGCTACCGATTCTGTTGGCAGCGGTCCTCACACTGGTCGCGCCGGTCGCCCCGGCCGCGGCCGCGCCCGGCGACCCGATCGCTGCGGCCGCCGCCGCTGAGCCGTCGGTGGTGCGCCTCGACACCGCCGTGGAGTACCAGGGCGTCATCGGCGCGGGCACCGGCATCGTGCTGGAACCCAACGGTCAGGTGTTGACCAACTTCCACGTCGTCCAGGGGGCCGACCGCGTCACCGGCACCGTCGGCGGGCGCACCTACCCGGCTCGGATGGTGGGCTACAACCGCGACCGCGACATCGCCGTCATCCAGCTGATCGGTGCCGGCGGACTGACTCCGGCGGTCATCGGTGACGCCAACGTTCTGGTCCCCGGCGAGCCGGTCGTCGCGCTGGGCAACGCCATGGGCAGCGAGGCACCGCTGACCCGTGAGGTCGGCACCGTGACCGGGTTCGGCCGGACCGTGCAGGCCGAGGACACCCTGACCGGCACCTCCGACGAGTTGACCGGGCTCATCGAGTTCGCCGCGCCGGTGCGTGCCGGTGACTCCGGCGGACCGGTCGTCAACGGCGCCGGACAGGTCGTCGGCATCACGACGGCGGCGTCGGTGAACTTCCGGATGGGTCCGGGCGGCAAGGGGTTCGCGATCCCGATCAACGACGCAATCGGCATCGCCGGACAGATCCAGGCGGGTATGGCCTCCGACGAGGTGCACATCGGCCCGCCGGTGCTGCTCGGCGTCGGGGTGCGCACCACACCGCGCGACCAACCGGGCGTGTTGATCCAGGAGGTCATGGTCGGCGGACCGGCCGACCTGGCGGGCCTGCGCGCCGGCGATGTGCTGCTGGCCCTCGACGGAGTCACCCTGGACTCGACCAACACGTTGACCCGCGTGCTCGACCGGCACTACCCCGGCGACGTACTCGACGTGACATGGGTCGACAGCACCGGGGTGCCGCGGGACGGCAAGGCCGTACTGACGCCCTGAATCACCGGAAACGGCCTGGGCCGCCGACCGCATGACCCTATGCTGAGCGAGTGCCCAACACTGCTTCCTATCGGGTTGTCCAATGGACGACGGGAAATGTCGGTAAGAGTTCGGTCGCGGCGATAGCCCGCAACCCGACCCTGGAACTGATCGGCTGTTATGCCTGGTCAGAGGACAAGGTCGGCCGCGACGTCGGGGAGCTGGCGGGTATCGGTCCGCTCGGCGTCTCCGCCACCGCCGACGTGGACGCGCTACTGGCCCTCAAGCCCGACGCGGTGGTCTACAACCCGATGTGGATCGACGTCGACGAGCTCGTCCGCATCCTGGAGGCCGGCGTGAACGTGGTCGCCTCGGCGTCGTTCATCACCGGCGGCAACCTCGGCGACGGCCGGGACAGACTCGCCGAGGCGTGCCAGCGCGGCGGAGCCACGCTGTTCGGCTCCGGGGTGAGCCCCGGATTCGCCGAACTGCTGGCCATCGTGGCGGGTACCGCGTGCGATCGCATCGACAAGGTGACCATCGCCGAATCCGCCGACACCACCCTCTACGACTCCCCCGACACCGAGCGGCCCGTCGGCTTCGACATGGCCATCGACGATCCGGCCCTCGAGCCGATGGCCGCCCAGGGCACCGCCGTGTTCGCCGAGGCGGTGCAGCTGGTCGCCGACGCGCTGGGCATCGAGCTCGACGAGATCACCTGTGTCTCCGAATACGCCCAGACCACCGAGGACCTCCCGATGGCGTCGTGGACCATCAAGGCCGGGCATGTCGCCGGCGTGTTCGCCAGCTGGCAGGGCCGAATCGACGGACGCACCGTCATCGACATCAACGTGCGCTGGAAGAAGGGCCAGACGCTGGAACCGGACTGGCAACTCGACGGCGACGGCTGGAAGATCACCATCGACGGACGGCCGACGGTGAACATGCAGGTCGGCTTCCTGCCCCCGCCGGACATGATCGAGAACGCCAAGACGCTCGAGGACTTCTTCGTGCTCGGCCACATCATGACGGCGATGCCGCCCATCCACGCGATCCCGGCCGTCGTCGCTGCGGCCCCGGGCATCGCCACCTACAACGACCTGCCGCTGCCCCAGCCACGCGGAGTGGTGCCCCGCTAGCGCCGTCAGCCGGTCGCGCGCAGCGCCTCGGTGACGACCTCGATGACGCGTTGCGGCTGCTTCTCGAGGAAGAAATGGCCGCCGGTGAAGGTGTGTACGTCGCCGCCACCCGCCGTGTGCTCATGCCAGGCGCGGGCGTCGGTGAGGCTGGTCTTCGGATCGTCGGTGGCCGTCAGCACCACGATCGGCGCGCCGATCGCGACCGTGGGCGCCTGTCGGTAGGCCTGCAGTGCCCGGTAGTCGTTGCGGAAGGCGGGCAGGAACGTGGCCAGCATGTCGGGGTTGTTCAGCACCCGGGGGTCGGTGCCGCCCAGGTCGCGCATCACCTGGATCAGGTCGGTGTCGTTCTTGTGGTCCTGCTCGTCGCCGTAGCGACTCGGGGCGCGCGACCCGGACGCGAACACGACGGCCGGCCGTCGACCGCCGCGGGCCTCGAGCCGGTGGGCGACCTCGAAGGCCAGCACCGCGCCCATGCTGTGCCCGAACAGCGCCACCGGCGCGTCCAGGACCGGTTGCAGCTCGGCCACCACCTGATCGGCGAGCTCGGCGATCGACTCGACGAACGGCTCACTGTGGCGGTCCTGGCGGCCGGGGTACTGCACCGCATAGACGTCGAACTCGGGCGACAGCGCGGTGGCCATCGGGAAGTAGTAGCTGGCCGACCCACCCGCATGGGGGAAACAGACCAGCCGCATGCCGGCCTCCGGGGCGGGACGGAAGTTGCGGATCCAGCGACTGCGCTCTGCTGGTGTCGTCATGGCGGCGGCACTCCCTCCGGCCGCCCTTCGAAGACGCGCAGGACCCTGGCCTGCAGTTGCGCGCCGGGCGGCCCCTCTACCTTGACGTCCTTGAGGATCTGGGCCTTCTCCCCCTCGACGGTGAAGCTGCCGGGCTGCGGCTGGTGTCCCCCGGCGACCTCGTACTCGACGGTGAACGGGGTGTCCGGGAACGGATGCAGCCCGACGTACTGCGGATCGATGGTGTAGGTGTACACGCACGCCTCGGGCGGGTCGCAGTTCTGCGCGGTGACCACCACCCCGATCAGGAACTCGTCGGTGGTCGGTATCGACGGGGGCGGCGGCTTCGGCGGTGTCCGCACCGGCGCGCCGGCCTGCTGGTCGGGACTGTTGAAGATGACGTACGAGGCCAGGCCGATACCGGAGGCCAGCATCCCGAAGATGGCCAGCGCGGCGAGCAGCTTACGAACGACGGTCCACCGCATGCACAGCAGGGTATCGGGCGGGCTTGCGCTAGTCGCTCACCCGGTTGCCGTGTTCGTCCCAGTGTTCGGCCACCTTCTTGCTCGGCTGCACCCGCGGCGGTTCGCCCGGCATCTTCGGATAGCTCGGCGGGTAGGGCAGGTCACCGAGCCCGCGTTCCTCGTCGGCGGCCACCATGTCCAACAGCGGTGCGATCGATTGGGCGTCGTCGTCGATGCCGGCCCACGGGTCGGCCCGGGAGGCGACGAGGTCGGGCACGGTGCGGATGGTGTAGTCGTCGGGTTCGGCGTCGCCGAGGTCCGCCCAGCTCAGCGGCGTCGACACGGTCGCGATCGGTGTCTTGCGCGCTGAATAGGCCGATGCGAAGGTGCGATCCCGCGCGTTCTGGTTGTAGTCGACGAAGATCCGCGTGCCCCGTTCCTCCTTCCACCACGACGTCGTCACCGCATCCGGTGCGCGCCGCTCGATCTCGCGGGCCAGCGCGATGCCGGCGCGGCGCACCGCGATGAAGTCCCAGTCCGTGGCGATCCGCACGAACACGTGCACTCCCCGTCCGCCGGAGGTCTTCGGGTAGCCGACCAGGCCGAGCTCGTCGAGCAGCGGCTTGAGCACCCCGGTGGCGACCTCGGCGGCCTCGGCGAATCCCGTGCCGGGTTGGGGGTCGAGGTCGATGCGCAGCTCGTCGGGATGTTCGGTGTCCGGGCACCGCACCTGCCAGGGGTGCAGCGTGACGGTGCCCATCTGCGCCGCCCAGATGATCGCCGACGGGTGGGTGATCTTCAGCGCGTCGGCGGTACGCCCGGACGGGAACGTCACCGTGCATGTCTCGAGGTAGTCGGGATGCTTCTGCGGCACCCGCTTCTGGTAGATCTCCTCGCCGTCGATCCCGTCGGGGAACCGCTGCAGATGCACCGGCCGGTCCCGCAGCAGGGTCACCATCGGTTCGGCCACCGCGAGGTAGTAGTCGACGAGCTTGCCTTTCGTCCCGTCCTTGCCGAGTTTCGGAAAGTAGGGCTTGTCGGGGTTGGTCAGCCGGACGGCGACCCCGTCGACATCCACTTCGGTTGCAGCGCTTGCCATCATTTCTCCAGCACGTCGTAGAGGTCGTAGTTCAGCGGCACGTCGAGCTGGTCGAAGGTGCAGCTGGACGGATCCCGGTCGGGCCGCCAGCGCAGGAACTTCACCGCGTGCCGGAATCGCAGGCCCTCCATCTGGTCGTAGGCCACCTCGCAGACCCGCTCGGGCCGCACCGGGATCCAGCGCTTGTCCGCTGCGGAGTTCCACCGGCTGGGTTCGCCGTCGCGCATGTCGTCACCGATGCGCAGCGGCTCGAGGTCGGCCAGCAGCGCCAGCCGGGCTTTGGCGGTGAACGAGGCAGCGCCGCCGACCATCTGCAGTTCGCCGTCGTCGCTGTACAGGCCGAGCAGAATCGAGCCCACCCCTTCGCCGCTCTTGTGGACGCGGTAGCCGATGGCCACACAGTCGGCGTCGCGGTGGTGCTTGATCTTCACCATCTCCCGTTTGCCGGGTAGGTATGCGCCGTCGAGCCGTTTGGCGATGACGCCGTCGAGCCCGGCGCCTTCGAACTCCGCGAGCCACCGGGTGGCGAGCTCGGGGTCCTCGGTGGTGCGGGTGACGTGGCACCACTGTTTCTCCGCGACGGATTGCCGCAGCGCCTCCCGGCGGTCCCGGAACGGGGCGCGCAGCAGCGAGTCGTCGCCGACGGCGAGGGCGTCGAAACCGATGAAGTGTGCCGGGGTCTGTTCGGCCAGCATCGAGATCCGCGACTCGGCGGGGTGGATGCGCTGGCTCAGCGACTCCCAGTCCAGCCGTGTCCGGCCGGCGATCTTTCTGGGCACGACGATCTCACCGTCCAGGACGCAACGCGGCGCGAGCTCGTCGCGGACCGCGTCGATGACCTCGGGGAAGTAGCGGCCCAGGTCCTTGCCGCTGCGGGACAGCAGCACCACGTCGTCGCCGTCCCGGAAGGCCAGCGCCCGAAACCCGTCCCACTTGGGTTCGTAGGACCAGACGCCCTCGTCGGCCGGCACCGTGGCCTGAGCTTTGGCGAGCATCGGCTCCAGCGGGGGCTGCACGGGGAGGTCCACACCCCCCATTCTTACGTCCACGCTCTGACAGACTCGGGTGTCCGGACCAAATCATCGGGGGGTCGTCGTGCAGTTGCCCGTCATGCCGCCCGTGTCCCCGATGCTGGCCAAGTCGGCCGGCACGATCCCACCGGACGCGTCCTACGAGCCGAAGTGGGACGGATTCCGCTCGATCCTGTTCCGCGACGGCGACGAGGTCGAGTTCGGCAGCCGCAACGAACGGCCCATGACGCGCTACTTTCCCGAACTGGCCGACGCCGCCCGCGCCGAATTGCCCGACCGCTGCGTGGTGGACGGCGAGATCGTGATCGCCACCGGCAACGCGCTGGACTTCGAGGCGTTGCAGTTGCGGCTGCATCCTGCCGCATCGCGGGTGCGGATGCTGGCCGGGCAGACCCCCGCGTCGTTCATCGCGTTCGACCTGCTGGCGCTCGGTGATGTCGACTACACCCCGCGTCCGTTCGCCGAGCGCCGCGCCGCGCTGGTCGACGCGCTGTCGGGATGCGGTCCGGTCATCCACGTGACACCGGCGACCACCGATCTGCACGTCGCGAACCGCTGGTTCGACGAGTTCGAGGGTGCCGGGCTCGACGGCATCATCGCCAAGCCGCTCGACGGCCGATACGTGCCCGACAAGCGGGTGATGTTCAAGATCAAGCACGCCCGGACCGCCGATTGCGTGGTCGCGGGGTACCGGCTGCACAAGTCGGGCGCCGATGCGGTCGGCTCGCTGCTGCTCGGGCTCTACCGCGAGGACGGGGCACTGGCCTCGGTCGGGGTGATCGGCGCGTTCCCAATGGCGCGTCGGCGAGAGTTGTTCACCGAACTGCAGCCACTGGTCACGACCTTCGACGAACATCCATGGAATTGGGCTGCGCAGATGGACCCGGAGACCGTGCGCCGTTACGGCGGCGGCTCACGGTGGAACGCCGGCAAGGATCTGTCGTTCGTCCCGCTGCGCCCCGAGCTGGTAGTCGAAGTGCGCTACGACCACATGGAAGGCGAGCGGTTCCGCCACACCGCCCAGTTCAACCGCTGGCGTCCGGACCGCGAACCGCGCTCGTGCACCTACGAGCAACTCGACCACCCGGTGACGTTCCGGCTTGATGACATCGTGCCGGGACTGGGTGCATCCGACGGTCCTTCGGCTTAGGGTCGGCGTTGGTCAAGATCATTTGTTCCGGCCGCGACACGAAGCGAGGACCTCGACATGCAGCGGACGCATCTTCCGATCCCGGCTGAGCCCCGCCAGGGACTGATCACCTTCGACGCCAAGGATCCCGATACCAGTTATCCGCCGATCCAGCCGGTGCTGCCGCCGGACGGCGCCCCCAACGTGCTCGTCGTGCTGCTCGACGACGTGGGGTTCGGCGCGTCCAGCGCGTTCGGCGGGCCCTGTCGCACGCCTACCGCGGAGCGGCTCGCTGACGACGGCCTGCGCTACAACCGTTTCCACACCACGGCGCTGTGCTCGCCGACGCGACAGGCGCTGCTCACAGGCCGTAACCACCATTCGGTCGGCATGGGCGGCATCACCGAGATCGCCACCGGCGCGCCGGGATACAACTCGATCCTGCCCAACACCATGTCGCCGATCGCGCGCACGCTGAAGCTCAACGGCTACAACACCGCTCAGTTCGGCAAGTGCCATGAGGTACCGGTGTGGGAGACCAGCCCGGTGGGACCGTTCGACGCGTGGCCGACCGGCGGCGGCGGTTTCGAGTACTTCTACGGATTCGTCGGCGGTGAAGCCAACCAGTGGTACCCCACGCTGTTCGAGGGCACCAACCCGGTCGAGGTGGACCAGACCCCGGGCTACCACTTAATGGAGGACATGACCGACAAGGCGATCGGCTGGATCGGCCGGCAGAAGGCCTTGGCTCCGGACCGACCGTTCTTCGTCTACTTCGCGCCCGGCGCCACCCACGCCCCGCATCACGTCCCCGCGGAGTGGGCGGACAGATACCGCGGCGAGTTCGACGACGGCTGGGACTCGTTGCGGGAGCGAACCTTCGCCCGTCAGAAGGAGCTCGGTGTCATACCGCCGGAGTGTGAGCTGACACCACGTCACGCCGAGATTCCGGCCTGGGACGAGATGCCGGAGGATCTCAAGCCCGTGCTGCGTCGGCAGATGGAGGTGTACGCCGGTTTCCTGGAGTACACCGATCACCACGTCGGTCGCCTCGTCGAGAGCCTGCAGCAGCTCGGTGTGCTCGACGACACCTTGATCTACTACATCGTCGGCGACAACGGCGCGTCTGCCGAGGGCACGATCAACGGCACGTACAACGAGATGCTCAACTTCAACGGGATGGCCGCCCTCGAGACGCCCGAGTTCCTCGCCGAGCACCTCGAGGACTTCGGCGGGCCCGACTCCTACAACCACTATGCGGTCGGCTGGGCGCATGCGATGGACACGCCCTATCAGTGGACCAAGCAGGTGGCGTCGCACTGGGGTGGCACCCGCAACGGCACGGTCGTGCACTGGCCGGCGGGGATCGAGTCCGGCGGCGAGATGCGCTGGCAGTTCCACCATGTCATCGATGTGGCGCCGACCTTGCTGGAGGCCGCCGGTCTGCCGGAGCCGCTGTTCGTCAACGGTGTGCAGCAGTCCCCCATCGAGGGGACCAGCATGCTGTACTCGTTCAACGACGCCACGGCCCCGGACCGCCACGAGACGCAGTACTTCGAGATGTTCGGCAATCGTGGGATCTACCACAAGGGTTGGACCGCGGTGACGCGACACAAGACCCCTTGGTTGCTGATCGGCGAGGACGTTCCGTCGTTCGACGACGACGTCTGGGAGCTCTACGACACGACCACCGACTGGAGCCAGGCCCGCGACCTCGCCCGGGAGATGCCCGACAAGCTGCACGAGCTGCAGCGGTTGTGGCTCATCGAGGCGACCCGCTACAACGTGCTACCCCTCGACGACGACCTGGCGCGGCGGATGAATCCCGACGTTGCGGGGCGGCCGGTCCTGGTCCGTGGCAACACCCAGGTCTTGTTCGGCGGCATGGGGCACCTGTCCGAACACAGCGTGCTGAACATGAAGAACAGGTCACACTCGGTGACCGCCGAGATCGTGGTGCCGGAGTCCGGGGTCCAGGGCGTCATCATCGCGCAGGGCGCGAACATCGGCGGGTGGAGTCTGTATGCCCACGAAGGGAAGCTGAAGTACTGCTACAACCTCGGCGGCATCAGGCATTTCTACGCCCAGTCAGCGGATCCCCTGCCCGCGGGTGATCATCAGGTCCGGATGGAGTTCGACTATCACGGCGGCGACACCCCGGGTGGCGGCGGGACGGTCACGCTGTACGTGGACGGAAAACAGGTCGGCAGCGGGGAAGTCGAGGCCACGCTGCCGATCATCTTCTCCGCCGACGACGGCTGCGACGTCGGCCTCGACTCCGGGTCGGCGGTGTCGCCCGACTACCGCGCAGGCGCCACCCGGTTCACCGGGCGGGTGAAGGGTGTCCAGCTTGCCATCGCCGACGCCGCGGTCGCGGACAACCACCTCGTGTCGCCACAGGAGGCGCTGAGGGTGGCCATGGCCCGCCAGTAGCCCGTCAGAACGGGGGCGGATCGTCGCTGCGGCCGTACACGA is a window from the Mycolicibacterium poriferae genome containing:
- a CDS encoding phage holin family protein, which translates into the protein MIRFLLRVAVFLGSSAIGLLVASLVVPGVRLSAWGFIAAVVVFTVAQALLSPFFLKMATKYASAFLGGIGLVSTFVALLLASLLSNGLSISGIGSWVGATVVVWLVTAVATLVLPMLVLREKKGNTPGA
- a CDS encoding DNA polymerase III subunits gamma/tau; this translates as MALYRKYRPATFAEVIGQEHVTEPLSTALDSGRINHAYLFSGPRGCGKTSSARILARSLNCVQGPTASPCGVCDSCVALAPNGPGNVDVVELDAASHGGVDDTRELRDRAFYAPAQSRYRIFIVDEAHMVTTAGFNALLKIVEEPPEHLIFVFATTEPEKVLPTIRSRTHHYPFRLLAPRTMRTLIEKIVASEQVEVDDAVYPLVIRAGGGSPRDTLSVLDQLLAGAESNRIGYQRALALLGATDIALIDDAIDALAAGDGAALFSAVEGVVDAGHDPRRFATDLLERFRDLIVMQLVPDAVTRGVVDGPEDVLERMREQASKLGTATLTRYAEVMHAGLGEMRGATAPRLLLEVACARLLLPSASDTEAAVLQRVERIEKRLEMSIPAGEEAAAAVAPPKQFVRKTVRDAQEAAEPAAPAPVAPAPAAPAPQPPASPAARAPQPQPAQPAPPPAPAAAPAPARVPEPQPAQPQPAAPAAAAQPNAAAVRSMWTTVREKVRERSRTTEVMLAGAIVRAVEDNTLILSHESAPLAKRLCEQRNADVIAEALRDALGVNWRVVCEAGAAPAASAGPAAAAAPAAPAAAPAPTAPRRRVPEPLPPEPVPEEDEESMLAEAGNTDPQAPRRDPEEAALELLQSELGARRIDGA
- a CDS encoding NAD(P)H-dependent amine dehydrogenase family protein, giving the protein MPNTASYRVVQWTTGNVGKSSVAAIARNPTLELIGCYAWSEDKVGRDVGELAGIGPLGVSATADVDALLALKPDAVVYNPMWIDVDELVRILEAGVNVVASASFITGGNLGDGRDRLAEACQRGGATLFGSGVSPGFAELLAIVAGTACDRIDKVTIAESADTTLYDSPDTERPVGFDMAIDDPALEPMAAQGTAVFAEAVQLVADALGIELDEITCVSEYAQTTEDLPMASWTIKAGHVAGVFASWQGRIDGRTVIDINVRWKKGQTLEPDWQLDGDGWKITIDGRPTVNMQVGFLPPPDMIENAKTLEDFFVLGHIMTAMPPIHAIPAVVAAAPGIATYNDLPLPQPRGVVPR
- a CDS encoding aminotransferase class I/II-fold pyridoxal phosphate-dependent enzyme, which produces MSFESLGRDELLAQHELQQRNYAELQAKRLTLDLTRGKPSPAQLDLSNALLSLPGDGPDVYRDGDGTDTRNYGGLHGLPELRAIFGELLGIPVPNLIAGNNASLELMHDVVVFSLLHGGVDSPRPWIDELRDGPGVKFLCPAPGYDRHFAITESLGIEMIPVPLRDDGPDVDLVEELVAADPAIKGMWCVPVYANPTGTTYSWETVRRLVQMDTAASDFRLMWDNAYAVHTLTHEFVKQVDVLGLAAAANHANRPLVFASTSKITFAGAGVSFLGGSLGNIAWYLQHAAKQTIGPDKVNQLRHLRFFGDADGVRLHMQRHQELLAPKFALVLEILEDRLGDAKIASWTEPKGGYFVSLDVLPGTAKRTVALAKDAGIAVTEAGASFPYRKDPHDKNIRIAPTFPSTSDLRTAIDGLATCALLSATESLLADT
- a CDS encoding S1C family serine protease, which encodes MGMGLFPRVRLLPILLAAVLTLVAPVAPAAAAPGDPIAAAAAAEPSVVRLDTAVEYQGVIGAGTGIVLEPNGQVLTNFHVVQGADRVTGTVGGRTYPARMVGYNRDRDIAVIQLIGAGGLTPAVIGDANVLVPGEPVVALGNAMGSEAPLTREVGTVTGFGRTVQAEDTLTGTSDELTGLIEFAAPVRAGDSGGPVVNGAGQVVGITTAASVNFRMGPGGKGFAIPINDAIGIAGQIQAGMASDEVHIGPPVLLGVGVRTTPRDQPGVLIQEVMVGGPADLAGLRAGDVLLALDGVTLDSTNTLTRVLDRHYPGDVLDVTWVDSTGVPRDGKAVLTP